A genomic window from Silene latifolia isolate original U9 population chromosome Y, ASM4854445v1, whole genome shotgun sequence includes:
- the LOC141629604 gene encoding uncharacterized protein LOC141629604, protein MSKKNQYHPALAVTQIRNHVTVTLGMDNDQYPLWVALFMNHAKSTRVLHHIITPNSGKPAPPVTDDEKELWETVDAMVLQWIYATVSTELLETIVESDSTAMECWRRIEDIFQDNQHSRAVTLEQEFSATSMADLASISAYCQRLKSLSDQLKNVGAPVTNNRLVLQLVSGLTSAYQNVGTIIRQKEPLP, encoded by the coding sequence ATGTCGAAGAAAAACCAGTATCATCCCGCTCTCGCCGTCACGCAGATTCGCAACCATGTCACCGTTACCCTTGGTATGGATAATGATCAATATCCTCTTTGGGTCGCTCTTTTCATGAATCACGCGAAATCCACTCGTGTGCTTCATCATATCATCACCCCGAATTCAGGGAAACCCGCTCCTCCTGTCACGGACGATGAGAAAGAGCTATGGGAGACAGTCGATGCGATGGTCCTTCAATGGATCTATGCGACGGTTTCTACGGAATTACTTGAAACTATCGTTGAATCCGATTCCACCGCTATGGAATGTTGGCGACGGATTGAAGACATTTTTCAAGATAACCAACACAGCCGTGCGGTTACGCTGGAACAGGAATTTTCTGCCACTTCTATGGCGGATTTAGCCTCTATCTCGGCATACTGTCAACGGCTCAAGAGTCTCTCCGATCAATTGAAGAACGTTGGTGCTCCGGTCACTAACAATCGCCTGGTTCTCCAACTTGTATCGGGTCTCACCTCTGCCTATCAAAACGTAGGCACTATCATTCGCCAAAAGGAACCCCTACCGTAG
- the LOC141629603 gene encoding protein FAR1-RELATED SEQUENCE 3-like — MIVSNSKANVGPSLTHQLCTQQLGGFQNVGATVKQFKNFQREMKCLMNSHDGEMFKSRLDTLAETKGLHFVYEKDSKNALTRIFRANCDMQRAYALFGDGVSYDPTYGTNKYNMTFTPFTGIDHHKRSITFACALIEHENDESFMWVFDRLSGYGWKEPNYIITDEDPGIIKAVPVGTGQ; from the exons ATGATTGTCAGCAATTCAAAAGCAAATGTTGGTCCTAGCTTAACACACCAACTATGCACTCAACAATTGGGTGGTTTTCAAAATGTCGGGGCAACAGTCAagcaattcaaaaattttcagagGGAAATGAAGTGTCTAATGAACAGTCATGATGGGGAAATGTTCAAATCACGCTTAGACACCCTAGCTGAAACAAAAGGGCTCCACTTTGTGTATGAAAAAGATTCCAAGAATGCATTGACAAGGATTTTCCGGGCGAATTGTGACATGCAAAGAGCGTATGCTCTGTTTGGGGATGGAGTTTCATACGACCCAACTTATGGTACAAACAAGTACAACATGACGTTCACGCCTTTCACGGGCATTGACCATCATAAAAGGTCAATCACATTTGCATGTGCGCTTATAGAACATGAAAACGATGAGTCATTCATGTGGGTATTTGACCGTTTAAGCGGCTATGGGTGGAAAGAGCCCAACTACATAATCACCGACGAAGACCCAGGAATAATTAAAGCAGTTCCAG TTGGCACTGGACAATAG